Proteins encoded within one genomic window of Eurosta solidaginis isolate ZX-2024a chromosome 1, ASM4086904v1, whole genome shotgun sequence:
- the alt gene encoding ribosome-binding protein 1 isoform X1, producing MMDFHLLVIITCVFLASLLSLLFINKFFRRKTFEEIVAEKKALTDKIYSQSKVASKKPKKQQPTKKDLKREKKKLQREQQKDNTEQEDSDAQSEQPSVEDEPQGLSKTHVEFDPDPEVIVVDTPEAIRRVSIVAEREKENLTSGNASKAKSKREKRNKSSSGILINKNEPVIVRDNLVIEESANTFEFKQPKDIVELKKNDNKKDNANKKEKNLKKEKNLTIEKPIVAAVVEQPLPPQQQQQPVVEPVAHVHVAKELKQQEEKARHGSPKTHANNANNISGGNSKAKQQNKKQNKETAATKELILALDKLSESDTIGVSLLMNLFRRAELNRSEIQILIDYLLNKQQDTPATHSEWSDDICQKLKRQLEEKEKALVEEQEASMGIQAKLRELRTEINTERAQLNATVKLYIEKLQSKDQEIIALSQEMQVLNEKFAQERKQFQSKLLLEKQAGTQDMFAQLQRIQSESAHKDKCMNDLTCLLNACNQANEELKQQVSLLEQQREELEQISNNRIFELEKAKALEVENAERQMELHNLQNAHESIKADLAQARQELELAAARFAELSEKQNQVVDLQAKNDELLQQLAGINSKTAEQSGLQATIDALQAQLADKEKQLTDFNVKNTTLLNQLNNLEYKSKVFGEIEHGLEKRIESLQHDVSNKHQQLQQAEQTVEKLKSREKELSQQLHDQKSKNDDLRKKNWKLVEALQSAETAAKQTKSAPKIANPSLAEQQQLFAASQKQFSATANVATATTSTHSDEKNVREIFQRLYPEAVKACASTALSASFEQWVEQVLATQLKLAAATTTADKTPASSSNKSTQSINSSSSSNYTPSTHTNTNNIHNNNDSTNDSNNRISNNSSGDSGGNDDVDAVELRLQNTQLRAQIDELTKLVTKTSNTLTALEEHARQEHEKWQNILLSKEEEISRLQHSNGVQDI from the exons ATGATGGATTTTCACTTATTAGTTATTATCACCTGCGTCTTTCTTGCTTCTCTACTCTCGCTACTATTCATTAATAAATTCTTTCGACGCAAGACATTCGAAGAGATCGTTGCCGAAAAAAAAGCGTTAACTGATAAAATCTATTCGCAAAGCAAAGTGGCATCCAAAAAGCCAAAAAAACAACAGCCTACCAAGAAAGATCTAAAacgtgaaaagaaaaaattacaaCGTGAACAACAAAAGGACAATACTGAGCAAGAAGATTCTGATGCACAATCCGAGCAACCCTCAGTTGAGGATGAACCGCAGGGTTTGTCTAAGACACATGTTGAATTCGATCCAGATCCAGAAGTGATTGTTGTCGATACACCAGAGGCTATACGACGCGTTAGCATTGTTGCTGAGCGTGAGAAAGAGAATTTGACAAGTGGTAATGCATCAAAAGCGAAATCTAAAAGGGAAAAGAGGAACAAGTCATCATCGGGCATTTTAATCAATAAAAATGAGCCAGTTATAGTCCGTGATAATTTAGTAATTGAGGAATCGGCCAATACTTTCGAATTTAAACAACCAAAAGATATTGTCGAGTTGAAGAAAAACGACAACAAGAAGGACAATGCCAACaagaaggaaaaaaatttaaaaaaagaaaaaaatttaactattgaaAAGCCAATAGTTGCAGCAGTTGTTGAACAACCACTACcaccacaacagcaacaacaacctgTAGTTGAACCAGTCGCCCATGTGCACGTTGCTAAAGAATTGAAACAGCAAGAGGAAAAGGCACGTCATGGTTCACCGAAGACACATGCCAACAACGCCAACAATATCAGCGGCGGTAATAGTAAAGccaagcaacaaaataaaaagcaaaacaaaGAAACTGCCGCTACGAAAGAATTAATTTTGGCATTAGATAAACTTTCCGAATCGGATACAATTGGCGTTTCATTGCTAATGAATCTCTTTCGTCGTGCTGAACTTAATCGTTCCGAAATACAAATCCTAATCGATTATCTATTGAATAAACAGCAAGATACACCAGCAACACACTCTGAATGGTCCGATGACATATGTCAGAAGTTGAAACGTCAACTGGAGGAGAAAGAAAAGGCCCTTGTCGAAGAGCAGGAAGCTTCTATGGGGATTCAAGCAAAATTACGTGAATTGCGCACAGAAATCAATACCGAACGCGCCCAATTAAATGCTACTGTAAAATTATATATTGAAAAACTTCAATCCAAGGATCAAGAAATTATTGCACTTAGTCAAGAAATGCAGGTACTTAATGAAAAATTCGCACAAGAGCGTAAACAATTTCAGTCAAAACTTTTGCTTGAGAAACAAGCTGGTACACAAGATATGTTTGCTCAACTACAACGCATACAAAGCGAATCAGCACACAAAGATAAATGTATGAATGATTTAACTTGCTTGTTGAATGCTTGCAATCAAGCCAACGAAGAATTGAAACAACAAGTTAGCCTATTGGAACAACAACGCGAAGAGCTCGAGCAAATTTCAAATAATCGTATCTTCGAACTTGAAAAGGCAAAAGCACTAGAAGTTGaaaatgccgaacgtcaaatgGAATTGCATAATTTACAAAATGCACACGAATCTATCAAAGCCGATTTGGCGCAAGCGCGTCAAGAATTGGAATTGGCAGCGGCGCGTTTTGCTGAATTGAGCGAAAAACAAAATCAAGTAGTTGATTTGCAGGCCAAAAATGATGAACTGCTTCAGCAATTGGCTGGTATCAATAGCAAAACAGCAGAACAATCGGGTTTGCAAGCAACAATCGATGCGCTCCAAGCACAACTGGCTGATAAGGAAAAGCAATTGActgatttcaatgtaaaaaatacAACGTTgttaaatcaattaaataatttagaatataaatcaaaagtatttggtgaaattgaaCACGGCTTGGAAAAACGTATTGAGTCTCTGCAACATGATGTGTCCAATAAACATCAGCAATTACAACAAGCCGAACAGACAGTGGAGAAGCTTAAGAGCCGAGAAAAAGAATTGTCACAACAGCTGCATGATCAGAAGTCTAAGAATGAT GATTTGCGTAAGAAAAACTGGAAGTTGGTTGAAGCCTTACAAAGCGCTGAAACAGCAGCTAAACAAACTAAATCAGCGCCTAAAATCGCAAATCCAAGCTTAGCT gaACAGCAACAACTTTTCGCCGCATCACAAAAGCAGTTCTCCGCCACAGCCAATGTTGCAACCGCAACAACTTCCACTCACTCTGACGAGAAGAATGTACGTGAAATATTCCAGCGTTTGTATCCAGAAGCCGTAAAGGCTTGCGCAAGTACAGCGCTAAGTGCATCCTTTGAACAATGGGTGGAACAAGTTTTGGCCACACAATTGAAattagcagcagcaacaacaacggcTGATAAAACACCTGCCAGCAGTAGTAATAAATCGACACAATCAATCAATAGTAGTAGCAGCAGTAATTACACTCCTTCAACCCATACCAACACGAACAATATACATAATAATAATGACTCAACAAATGATAGCAATAATCGTATTAGTAACAATAGTAGTGGAGATAGTGGTGGTAATGATGATGTAGACGCTGTTGAACTACGTCTACAAAATACCCAACTGCGCGCTCAAATAGACGAGTTAACAAAACTTGTTACAAAAACT
- the alt gene encoding kinectin isoform X2, giving the protein MMDFHLLVIITCVFLASLLSLLFINKFFRRKTFEEIVAEKKALTDKIYSQSKVASKKPKKQQPTKKDLKREKKKLQREQQKDNTEQEDSDAQSEQPSVEDEPQGLSKTHVEFDPDPEVIVVDTPEAIRRVSIVAEREKENLTSGNASKAKSKREKRNKSSSGILINKNEPVIVRDNLVIEESANTFEFKQPKDIVELKKNDNKKDNANKKEKNLKKEKNLTIEKPIVAAVVEQPLPPQQQQQPVVEPVAHVHVAKELKQQEEKARHGSPKTHANNANNISGGNSKAKQQNKKQNKETAATKELILALDKLSESDTIGVSLLMNLFRRAELNRSEIQILIDYLLNKQQDTPATHSEWSDDICQKLKRQLEEKEKALVEEQEASMGIQAKLRELRTEINTERAQLNATVKLYIEKLQSKDQEIIALSQEMQVLNEKFAQERKQFQSKLLLEKQAGTQDMFAQLQRIQSESAHKDKCMNDLTCLLNACNQANEELKQQVSLLEQQREELEQISNNRIFELEKAKALEVENAERQMELHNLQNAHESIKADLAQARQELELAAARFAELSEKQNQVVDLQAKNDELLQQLAGINSKTAEQSGLQATIDALQAQLADKEKQLTDFNVKNTTLLNQLNNLEYKSKVFGEIEHGLEKRIESLQHDVSNKHQQLQQAEQTVEKLKSREKELSQQLHDQKSKNDEQQQLFAASQKQFSATANVATATTSTHSDEKNVREIFQRLYPEAVKACASTALSASFEQWVEQVLATQLKLAAATTTADKTPASSSNKSTQSINSSSSSNYTPSTHTNTNNIHNNNDSTNDSNNRISNNSSGDSGGNDDVDAVELRLQNTQLRAQIDELTKLVTKTSNTLTALEEHARQEHEKWQNILLSKEEEISRLQHSNGVQDI; this is encoded by the exons ATGATGGATTTTCACTTATTAGTTATTATCACCTGCGTCTTTCTTGCTTCTCTACTCTCGCTACTATTCATTAATAAATTCTTTCGACGCAAGACATTCGAAGAGATCGTTGCCGAAAAAAAAGCGTTAACTGATAAAATCTATTCGCAAAGCAAAGTGGCATCCAAAAAGCCAAAAAAACAACAGCCTACCAAGAAAGATCTAAAacgtgaaaagaaaaaattacaaCGTGAACAACAAAAGGACAATACTGAGCAAGAAGATTCTGATGCACAATCCGAGCAACCCTCAGTTGAGGATGAACCGCAGGGTTTGTCTAAGACACATGTTGAATTCGATCCAGATCCAGAAGTGATTGTTGTCGATACACCAGAGGCTATACGACGCGTTAGCATTGTTGCTGAGCGTGAGAAAGAGAATTTGACAAGTGGTAATGCATCAAAAGCGAAATCTAAAAGGGAAAAGAGGAACAAGTCATCATCGGGCATTTTAATCAATAAAAATGAGCCAGTTATAGTCCGTGATAATTTAGTAATTGAGGAATCGGCCAATACTTTCGAATTTAAACAACCAAAAGATATTGTCGAGTTGAAGAAAAACGACAACAAGAAGGACAATGCCAACaagaaggaaaaaaatttaaaaaaagaaaaaaatttaactattgaaAAGCCAATAGTTGCAGCAGTTGTTGAACAACCACTACcaccacaacagcaacaacaacctgTAGTTGAACCAGTCGCCCATGTGCACGTTGCTAAAGAATTGAAACAGCAAGAGGAAAAGGCACGTCATGGTTCACCGAAGACACATGCCAACAACGCCAACAATATCAGCGGCGGTAATAGTAAAGccaagcaacaaaataaaaagcaaaacaaaGAAACTGCCGCTACGAAAGAATTAATTTTGGCATTAGATAAACTTTCCGAATCGGATACAATTGGCGTTTCATTGCTAATGAATCTCTTTCGTCGTGCTGAACTTAATCGTTCCGAAATACAAATCCTAATCGATTATCTATTGAATAAACAGCAAGATACACCAGCAACACACTCTGAATGGTCCGATGACATATGTCAGAAGTTGAAACGTCAACTGGAGGAGAAAGAAAAGGCCCTTGTCGAAGAGCAGGAAGCTTCTATGGGGATTCAAGCAAAATTACGTGAATTGCGCACAGAAATCAATACCGAACGCGCCCAATTAAATGCTACTGTAAAATTATATATTGAAAAACTTCAATCCAAGGATCAAGAAATTATTGCACTTAGTCAAGAAATGCAGGTACTTAATGAAAAATTCGCACAAGAGCGTAAACAATTTCAGTCAAAACTTTTGCTTGAGAAACAAGCTGGTACACAAGATATGTTTGCTCAACTACAACGCATACAAAGCGAATCAGCACACAAAGATAAATGTATGAATGATTTAACTTGCTTGTTGAATGCTTGCAATCAAGCCAACGAAGAATTGAAACAACAAGTTAGCCTATTGGAACAACAACGCGAAGAGCTCGAGCAAATTTCAAATAATCGTATCTTCGAACTTGAAAAGGCAAAAGCACTAGAAGTTGaaaatgccgaacgtcaaatgGAATTGCATAATTTACAAAATGCACACGAATCTATCAAAGCCGATTTGGCGCAAGCGCGTCAAGAATTGGAATTGGCAGCGGCGCGTTTTGCTGAATTGAGCGAAAAACAAAATCAAGTAGTTGATTTGCAGGCCAAAAATGATGAACTGCTTCAGCAATTGGCTGGTATCAATAGCAAAACAGCAGAACAATCGGGTTTGCAAGCAACAATCGATGCGCTCCAAGCACAACTGGCTGATAAGGAAAAGCAATTGActgatttcaatgtaaaaaatacAACGTTgttaaatcaattaaataatttagaatataaatcaaaagtatttggtgaaattgaaCACGGCTTGGAAAAACGTATTGAGTCTCTGCAACATGATGTGTCCAATAAACATCAGCAATTACAACAAGCCGAACAGACAGTGGAGAAGCTTAAGAGCCGAGAAAAAGAATTGTCACAACAGCTGCATGATCAGAAGTCTAAGAATGAT gaACAGCAACAACTTTTCGCCGCATCACAAAAGCAGTTCTCCGCCACAGCCAATGTTGCAACCGCAACAACTTCCACTCACTCTGACGAGAAGAATGTACGTGAAATATTCCAGCGTTTGTATCCAGAAGCCGTAAAGGCTTGCGCAAGTACAGCGCTAAGTGCATCCTTTGAACAATGGGTGGAACAAGTTTTGGCCACACAATTGAAattagcagcagcaacaacaacggcTGATAAAACACCTGCCAGCAGTAGTAATAAATCGACACAATCAATCAATAGTAGTAGCAGCAGTAATTACACTCCTTCAACCCATACCAACACGAACAATATACATAATAATAATGACTCAACAAATGATAGCAATAATCGTATTAGTAACAATAGTAGTGGAGATAGTGGTGGTAATGATGATGTAGACGCTGTTGAACTACGTCTACAAAATACCCAACTGCGCGCTCAAATAGACGAGTTAACAAAACTTGTTACAAAAACT